CCTTCCAGCGCTCGCGGGCCACCACGTACGCCAGCACCGTGGTGATGGACATGGCGGCCGTGGTGGCCATGCCATAGGCCGCCGCCAGGTTGCTCGAGGAGCGGAAGGTGAGCACCAGCACCAACACGCCCGCGAGCATCAGCCAGTTGATTCCGGGCAGGTAGATCTGCCCCTCCTCCTGCGCCGAGGTGTGCACCACCTCCAGGCGCGGGCTGTAGCCCAGCTGGATGGCCTGGCGGGTGATGCTGAAGGCGCCGGAGATGAGCGCCTGGCTGGCGATGCTGGCCGCCAGCGTGGCGAGCGCCACCATGGGGTAGAGCAGCTGCGTGGGGACGAGCTGGTAGAAGGGGCTGTCCGCGGTGGGGTTGCGCAGCAGCAGCGCGCCCTGGCCGAAGTAGTTGAGCAGCAGCGCGGGCAGCGCCACCGCGAACCACGCGATGCGGATGGGCCGGCGGCCGAAGTGGCCCATGTCCGCGTAGAGCGCCTCGCCTCCGGTGATGACGAGGATGACCACGGCGAGCAGCAGGAAGCCGTGCAGTCCATTGTGGAGGAAGAAGCTCACGGCGTAGCCGGGCCACACCGCTCGCAGCACCCCTGGCAGCTCCAGGATGGAGCGCGCCCCCAGCGTGCCGATGGTGACGAACCACAGCAGCATCATCGGCCCGAAAATCTTCCCCACGCTGCCCGTGCCGTGGCTCTGCATGACGAACAGGGCCACGAGGATGACGAGCGTGAGCGGCACCACGTAGGGCTCGAGCCCGGGGGTGGCCACGACGAGGCCCTCGGTGGCGGACAGCACGGAGACGGCCGGGGTGATGATGCCGTCACCGTAGATGAGGCCCGCGCCAAAGAGCGCCATCCACACCAGCACGCGGCGGTCGCGGCTCGGGTTGCCACCGGCGGTGCGGTGCATGATGAGCGCCATGAGGGCCAGCATGCCGCCCTCTCCGCGGTTGTCCGCGCGCATGACGAACGCCAGGTACTTCACCGAGATGACGAAGATGAGGGACCAGAAGAACAGGCTGAGCACCCCCAGGATGTTGGCGGGCGTGGGCTCGATGGCATGCGGCCCATGGAAGCACTCGCGCAGCGCGTACAGGGGGGAGGTGCCGATGTCTCCGTAGACGACGCCCAGTGCTCCCAGCGCGAGCAGCGCGAGGCGGCGGGGTGAGTCGGGTTCGGAGTCGTGGGAGGAGTGCACGGTGAGGCTGACCTCGAGAAGCGCGGGCCGGCCCGTGGCCGCCCGCTGAAGCCCTCTGCCTTAGCGCACCCGCGTTCCCGAGGCATCAACTCCAGAAAGGAAGGGGAAAGGGCAGTAAAAACAGGACCTTCCCGCGTTGGCTCAGCCCTTGCGTGGGAGGGGACTCGTCCATGGAGCGCCCTGTGGACCCTCGGCCTGGAGCGAAGTAAGCGCCCGGGGAGAGGGCACGGCATGGACTATCAGGAGCTATTGAACCAGGTGCTGGAGGAGGTCCGGCCGGTGCTGGGCCAGGGCAAGGTGGCCAGCTACATCCCGGCCCTGGCGCGGGTGGATCCGGGCCAGTTCGGCATGGCGCTGGCGACGGTGGACGGCGAGCTGTTCGGCGTCGGGGACTGGCGGACGCCTTTCTCCATCCAGAGCATCTCCAAGGTGTTCACGCTGGCCCTGGTGCTGGCCCGGGATGGGGATGCCCTCTGGCGCCGGGTCGGCAAGGAGCCCTCGGGCAATCCCTTCAACTCCCTGGTGCAGCTCGAGTACGAGCACGGCATCCCCCGCAACCCGTTCATCAACGCGGGGGCCCTGGTCATCACCGACCGGCTGAGCAGTCTCACGGGTGATGCCCGGGGCGTGCTCCGGGAGTTCCTCCGGGCGGAGAGCGGCAATCCCTCGGTGGACTTCGATCCCGTCGTCGCCGCCTCGGAAGCGGAGCACGGCCATCGCAACGCGGCCCTGGCCCACTTCATGGCGGGCTACGGCAACATCGAGAACCCCGTCCCGAACGTGCTCGAGCACTACTTCTGGCAGTGCTCGCTGGCGATGAGCTGCGCGGACCTCGCGCGGGCCTGCGGCTTCCTGGCGCGCCATGGCCGGCGTGTCAGCGGCGAGCGTCTGCTCACACGCAGTCAGGCCAAACAGGTGAATGCGATCATGCTCACCTGTGGCACCTACGATGCCGCTGGGGAGTTCGCCTACCGGGTGGGCCTGCCCGGCAAGAGCGGTGTGGGAGGCGGCATCGTCGCCATCATCCCGAACCGCTGTGGCCTGTGCGTGTGGAGCCCGGGACTCGATGCCCGCGGCAACTCCGTGGCGGGCGTCGAGGCGCTGGACCGGTTCACCACGCTGACCGGCCTGTCGGTGTTCTGACGAGGCTCCTCAGCTCATCTTCTCCAGCAACCTCCGCAGCTCCTCCTGCTGCGCGGCGCTCAGGCGGCCGAGCCGCTCGCCGAACGCGTCCGACAACAGCGTCAGGCCCTGGTGCATCACCTTGCGCCCGGCCGGAGTGAGCCGCAGCCGGTGGCGCCGCATGTCC
The sequence above is drawn from the Archangium gephyra genome and encodes:
- a CDS encoding glutaminase — encoded protein: MDYQELLNQVLEEVRPVLGQGKVASYIPALARVDPGQFGMALATVDGELFGVGDWRTPFSIQSISKVFTLALVLARDGDALWRRVGKEPSGNPFNSLVQLEYEHGIPRNPFINAGALVITDRLSSLTGDARGVLREFLRAESGNPSVDFDPVVAASEAEHGHRNAALAHFMAGYGNIENPVPNVLEHYFWQCSLAMSCADLARACGFLARHGRRVSGERLLTRSQAKQVNAIMLTCGTYDAAGEFAYRVGLPGKSGVGGGIVAIIPNRCGLCVWSPGLDARGNSVAGVEALDRFTTLTGLSVF
- a CDS encoding potassium transporter Kup, with the translated sequence MHSSHDSEPDSPRRLALLALGALGVVYGDIGTSPLYALRECFHGPHAIEPTPANILGVLSLFFWSLIFVISVKYLAFVMRADNRGEGGMLALMALIMHRTAGGNPSRDRRVLVWMALFGAGLIYGDGIITPAVSVLSATEGLVVATPGLEPYVVPLTLVILVALFVMQSHGTGSVGKIFGPMMLLWFVTIGTLGARSILELPGVLRAVWPGYAVSFFLHNGLHGFLLLAVVILVITGGEALYADMGHFGRRPIRIAWFAVALPALLLNYFGQGALLLRNPTADSPFYQLVPTQLLYPMVALATLAASIASQALISGAFSITRQAIQLGYSPRLEVVHTSAQEEGQIYLPGINWLMLAGVLVLVLTFRSSSNLAAAYGMATTAAMSITTVLAYVVARERWKVRRAVALPVTGLFLAIDLSFLGANAVKVPDGGWFPLTLGLIIFTLMTTWKRGRELVGERLRATAFSLKDLLSSFGEHPPVRVPGTAIFMTSNAEVAPSALLHNLKHNKVLHEQTVLLTIQGADVPHVPPEERVTVESLEPHELGLKRVYARYGFMEDPSIPDILKRVREKGLQFNLMGTTFFLGRETIIVTKKPGMARWREALFVAMSRNARSATAFFRIPPNRVVELGTQVEL